The following proteins are co-located in the Pyricularia oryzae 70-15 chromosome 1, whole genome shotgun sequence genome:
- a CDS encoding beta-galactosidase, translating to MDLACFYTGRAPRVLSDSFWTPFHSLFSWPALCPWQDLPLPPVYARGQAREERNKADKMGRLTSALLLGLALFSGDAAAAEQRSRESLNAGWRFSRFTSNPDGLTYSSLKPFILPAANDFVVDPAKHAQRPAQGSEPAAPEFSKAEFDDGSWEALNLPHDWAIKGPFYEGPDPPVGGGQGRLPSQGIGWYRRNLDFAPEDAGKAVYIEIDGAMSYSTVWLNGRIVGGWPYGYASYRLELTPFLKEGKNQLAIRVDSPIDVSRWYPGGGVYRNVWLTKVNPTHVGHWGTYIKTKDVSSESATVDLAVTLESTSKQESKVVVTTDVHVLDASGQPGAKVASFGNATVTVPAGSSSSTNGTVTISNPALWGPKPDQTPNLHVAVTSVYSSDGELLDTYKTNFGIRNLQYTNDGLHVNGKRVYLQGVCQHHDLGSLGSAFHVPAARRQLEMLQDMGSNAVRTSHNPPAPELLELADHMGMLVLDEIFDTWSIHKVENDFASIWDDWSEPDLRAFVRRDRNHASVWAWSYGNEVREQLTDGGERTAQRLAGIAHEEDATRSSSVGMNNAGPGSPFTAVVDLIGLNYQGEGKTGTRPSFPNFRSIYPNKMIYSTESSSVVSSRGTYVFPVPSENSAVVNITTAVGVINDTRQVSSYELHGVEWGASPDKVFAGQDEFPYVGGEFVWTGWDYIGEPTPYDDESRSSYFGIIDLAGFPKDRFYLYQARWAAAKPMAHILPHWNWAGREGQVTPVHVFSSGDEAELFINGKSQGRKTRGQLEYRFRWDDVAYAPGEVHVATYKGGAPWANATVRTTGAPTTLSLSSYKEQKTLRADGSDLAFLSVAVTDDQGDVVPTAEPEVRFSVSGPAEIVSTDNGNPTDFVPFPSHTRKAFRAKALAIVRAKEGAGRIVVTAEADGLKKGEFVLNA from the exons ATGGATTTGGCGTGTTTTTATACCGGTCGAGCCCCCCGGGTCTTGTCCGACTCCTTTTGGACCCCCTTTCACTCTCTATTCTCATGGCCGGCCCTCTGTCCCTGGCAAGACCTTCCTCTCCCTCCTGTGTACGCTAGAGGACAagcaagagaagagagaaacaaAGCAGACAAGATGGGTCGATTAACAAGcgccctcctcctcggcctggcGCTCTTCTCGGGcgacgccgccgcggcgGAGCAGCGGTCGCGAGAGAGCCTCAATGCCGGCTGGCGCTTCAGCCGCTTCACGTCCAACCCGGACGGGCTGACCTACTCGTCGCTCAAGCCCTTCATCCTGCCGGCGGCCAACGACTTTGTCGTGGACCCGGCCAAGCACGCCCAGCGGCCCGCGCAGGGCTCGGAGCCGGCGGCGCCCGAGTTCTCCAAGGCCGAGTTTGACGACGGCTCCTGGGAGGCCCTGAACCTGCCCCACGACTGGGCCATCAAGGGCCCCTTTTACGAGGGCCCCGACCCTCCCGTGGGTGGCGGCCAGGGGAGGCTGCCCAGCCAGGGCATCGGCTGGTACAGGCGGAACCTGGACTTTGCGCCCGAGGACGCCGGCAAGGCCGTCTACATCGAGATCGACGGCGCCATGAGCTACTCGACCGTCTGGCTGAACGGCAGGATCGTGGGTGGTTGGCCGTACGGCTATGCTAGCTACCGGCTGGAGCTTACCCCCTTCCTCAAGGAGGGCAAGAACCAGCTTGCCATCAGGGTTGACTCGCCTATTGACGTGTCTCGGTGGTACCCGGGTGGGGGTGTCTACA GAAATGTCTGGCTCACCAAGGTCAACCCCACGCACGTCGGCCACTGGGGAACTTACATCAAGACCAAGGATGTCTCTTCAGAGTCTGCTACGGTAGATCTTGCCGTCACCTTGGAGAGCACAAGCAAGCAAGAATCCAAGGTCGTCGTCACGACAGACGTCCATGTCCTGGATGCCTCTGGTCAGCCCGGGGCCAAGGTGGCGTCGTTTGGTAATGCCACTGTCACTGTCCCTGCTGGCTCATCCAGCTCGACCAACGGCACTGTGACCATCTCAAACCCGGCCCTTTGGGGACCCAAGCCAGATCAGACTCCCAACCTCCACGTCGCTGTCACGAGCGTCTACTCTAGCGATGGGGAGCTCCTCGACACTTACAAGACCAACTTTGGTATCCGCAACCTGCAGTACACCAACGACGGACTCCACGTCAACGGCAAGCGCGTCTACCTTCAGGGCGTTTGCCAGCACCACGATCTGGGCAGCTTGGGCTCGGCCTTCCACGTGCCGGCGGCGAGGCGCCAGCTCGAGatgctccaggacatgggcAGCAACGCGGTGCGGACATCGCACAACCCTCCGGCGCCCGAGCTCCTGGAGCTGGCCGACCATATGGGCATGCTGGTTCTCGACGAGATCTTTGACACGTGGTCTATCCACAAGGTGGAAAACGACTTTGCCTCCATCTGGGACGACTGGTCGGAGCCGGACCTGCGCGCCTTTGTGCGCCGCGACCGCAACCACGCCTCGGTCTGGGCATGGAGCTACGGCAACGAGGTGCGGGAGCAGCTTACCGATGGCGGCGAACGTACCGCGCAGCGGCTGGCGGGCATCGCGCACGAGGAGGATGCCACGCGCTCCAGCAGCGTGGGCATGAACAATGCCGGCCCCGGCTCGCCGTTCACGGCCGTCGTGGACCTCATCGGGCTCAACTACCAGGGCGAGGGCAAGACGGGCACGCGCCCTTCGTTCCCCAACTTCCGCTCCATCTACCCCAACAAGATGATCTACTCGACCGAGTCTTCGTCGGTCGTCTCCTCCCGCGGCACGTACGTGTTCCCCGTTCCGTCTGAGAACTCGGCCGTCGTCAACATCACCACGGCCGTGGGCGTCATCAACGACACGCGCCAAGTGTCGAGCTACGAGCTGCACGGCGTGGAATGGGGCGCCAGCCCGGACAAGGTCTTTGCGGGGCAGGACGAGTTCCCCTACGTGGGGGGCGAGTTCGTCTGGACGGGGTGGGACTACATTGGCGAGCCGACGCCGTACGACGACGAGTCGCGCTCGTCCTACTTTGGCATCATCGACCTCGCCGGCTTCCCCAAGGACCGCTTCTACCTGTACCAGGCGCGGTGGGCGGCGGCCAAGCCCATGGCGCACATCCTGCCGCACTGGAACTGGGCCGGCCGCGAGGGCCAGGTGACGCCCGTGCACGTCTTCTCGTCGGGCGACGAGGCGGAGCTCTTTATCAACGGCAAGAGCCAAGGCCGCAAGACGCGCGGGCAGCTCGAGTACCGCTTCCGCTGGGACGACGTCGCGTACGCGCCCGGCGAGGTCCACGTCGCCACCTACAAGGGCGGCGCGCCCTGGGCCAACGCCACGGTGCGCACGACGGGCGCGCCCACCACGCTCTCCCTCTCCAGCTACAAGGAGCAAAAGACGCTGCGGGCCGACGGGAGCGACCTCGCCTTCCTCAGCGTCGCCGTCACGGACGACCAGGGCGACGTGGTGCCGACGGCGGAGCCCGAGGTCAGGTTCTCCGTCTCGGGCCCCGCCGAGATCGTGTCCACCGACAACGGCAACCCCACCGACTTTGTGCCCTTCCCCAGCCACACCAGGAAGGCGTTCCGGGCCAAGGCGCTGGCCATCGTCAGGGCCAAGGAGGGCGCAGGGCGCATCGTGGTGACGGCCGAGGCGGATGGGTTGAAGAAGGGCGAGTTTGTGCTGAATGCTTGA